Proteins found in one Arachis stenosperma cultivar V10309 chromosome 8, arast.V10309.gnm1.PFL2, whole genome shotgun sequence genomic segment:
- the LOC130943635 gene encoding putative pentatricopeptide repeat-containing protein At3g23330 isoform X3: MPVRNMHSWNIMIASYIQNSLYSNALAISREFKSCNLVPDHYTLPQLFKACVGVGDACFGKVCHGWVIKLGYEGYVVVASSVLEFYVKFGLITEAYSVYSMMLCRDFVAWNLMISGFLRAGLYLRVINCFREMLLTNGGKMDSISVPSILIACGREGDLMKGKEVHGYVFKNCEFDVDTPIGNTLIDMYGKCGCLNDSEKVFKTMRSVNVVTWTTMISCYGMHGNGEEALLLFRKMVNGGITPNSVTLTAVLASCSHSGLIDQGKKIFNSISSGYGLQPSAEHYACMVDLFGRAGYLVEALELLRSMKSLGTGSVWGALLAGCVMHKNVEIAEIAAHHLFQLEPNNASNYIALCGIYQSHGMLDGIATVRERMREQGLIKTPGCSWICIGGRAHKFYQGDLSHPLSHLIERITHQISNTQLLDDDFGSVTHDDTCMMAL, encoded by the coding sequence ATGCCCGTAAGAAACATGCATTCATGGAACATCATGATCGCCTCCTACATTCAGAATTCCTTGTATTCCAATGCTTTAGCTATTTCTCGGGAGTTCAAGAGTTGCAATCTTGTTCCAGATCATTATACGTTGCCTCAACTTTTTAAGGCTTGTGTAGGAGTAGGTGATGCTTGTTTTGGTAAGGTGTGTCATGGTTGGGTGATAAAGCTTGGCTATGAGGGGTATGTTGTTGTGGCTAGTTCTGTGCTCGAGTTTTATGTGAAATTTGGGTTGATAACCGAGGCATACTCGGTGTATTCCATGATGCTCTGTAGGGACTTTGTGgcttggaatttgatgatttctgGCTTTTTAAGGGCTGGCTTGTATTTGCGTGTTATCAATTGTTTCAGAGAAATGCTGCTTACAAATGGGGGGAAGATGGATTCCATATCTGTTCCTAGCATTTTAATTGCTTGTGGGAGGGAAGGAGACTTAATGAAAGGGAAAGAAGTTCATGGGTATGTCTTTAAGAACTGCGAGTTTGATGTGGATACTCCCATTGGTAACACCTTAATTGATATGTATGGGAAGTGTGGATGCTTAAATGATTCAGAGAAGGTTTTCAAGACAATGCGCAGCGTGAACGTGGTTACGTGGACTACCATGATATCGTGTTATGGTATGCACGGAAATGGGGAGGAAGCGCTCTTGCTATTTCGAAAGATGGTTAATGGAGGAATTACACCAAATTCTGTCACACTTACAGCAGTGTTAGCCAGTTGTAGCCACTCTGGTCTGATAGACCAAGGAAAGAaaattttcaattcaattagttCCGGTTATGGATTGCAGCCAAGTGCCGAACACTATGCATGTATGGTGGATCTTTTCGGCCGCGCTGGGTATCTTGTTGAAGCACTTGAGTTGTTGAGGAGCATGAAATCGTTGGGAACGGGAAGTGTCTGGGGTGCGCTTCTTGCTGGTTGTGTAATGCACAAGAATGTTGAGATTGCAGAAATTGCAGCTCATCATCTTTTCCAATTAGAACCAAATAATGCTAGTAACTACATAGCCCTATGTGGCATCTATCAGTCTCATGGTATGCTTGATGGAATTGCCACTGTTAGAGAAAGAATGAGAGAACAAGGTTTGATTAAAACCCCTGGTTGTAGCTGGATCTGTATTGGAGGAAGGGCTCATAAATTCTATCAAGGTGATTTGTCTCATCCATTGTCTCATTTGATTGAAAGAATAACGCATCAAATTAGCAACACTCAGTTGTTGGATGATGATTTTGGTAGTGTTACTCATGATGATACCTGCATGATGGCTTTGTAG
- the LOC130943634 gene encoding transcription factor bHLH130-like yields MSVVYSHALKYSQEMDSNNINSGLLRYRSAPSSMLTSLMDNIHHGGGGGGHEEALRTELEKLISSNNKSKHVNNSSEHLKREEGNNNYNYSFGSQNHVIYQNNQHYHQIHQGLAMASSCNNGFDGTFFGATNSMDSENNNDNGTQNKMGSNLIRQKSSPAGFFSNYSIDNNGTTTSSRSSSGLQCTLNFSSRSSSCSKSRMPQIVESGNEGMESNCVENRNLIIRSDDSNNNNNNNGSTKCYMPRFTGDVWDASEFNSSKRGANNGEIMFSTSNAMEAQDVDFGYQKVGLTHHLSLPSSSTKIGGMEKLFQIQGSAPCKIRAKRGFATHPRSIAERERRTRISARIKKLQDLFPKSDKQTSTADMLDLAVDYIKGLQKQVKILTDTRAKCNCSSNYQKEQ; encoded by the exons ATGAGTGTTGTGTATAGTCATGCTTTAAAATACTCCCAAGAAATGGATTCAAACAACATTAATTCTGGATTATTAAGGTACCGTTCTGCTCCAAGCTCAATGCTCACAAGCCTTATGGATAACATCCATCACGGCGGCGGCGGTGGCGGCCACGAAGAAGCCTTGAGAACTGAATTGGAAAAGTTGATCTCATCCAACAACAAAAGCAAACATGTTAACAATTCTTCAGAGCATTTGAAGAGAGAAGAAGGCAACAACAATTATAATTACTCTTTTGGGTCTCAGAATCATGTTATTTACCAAAACAACCAGCACTACCATCAAATTCATCAAGGGTTGGCAATGGCATCATCATGTAATAATGGTTTTGATGGAACATTTTTTGGTGCAACGAACTCAATGGATTCAgagaataataatgataatggcACACAAAATAAAATGGGTTCCAATCTCATTAGGCAAAAGAGTTCTCCAGCTGGTTTTTTCTCCAATTATTCAATTGATAATAATG GTACAACAACATCATCAAGAAGTAGTAGTGGATTGCAATGCACTTTGAACTTCTCATCAAGATCATCTTCTTGCTCCAAAAGCCGCATGCCTCAAATTGTTGAGAGTGGAAATGAAGGCATGGAATCAAATTGTGTTGAAAATAGAAACCTAATAATAAGGAGTGAtgatagtaataataataataataataatggcaGTACTAAGTGTTATATGCCAAGATTCACTGGTGACGTTTGGGATGCTTCTGAATTCAATTCCTCCAAAAGAGGCGCTAACAATGGTGAAATCATGTTTTCCACTTCAAATGCTATGGAAGCTCAG GATGTAGATTTTGGATATCAAAAGGTTGGTTTGACCCACCATTTAAGTCTACCTAGTTCTTCTACCAAGATTGGTGGCATGGAAAAGCTTTTTCAAATTCAAGGATCTGCTCCATGTAAGATTAGAGCCAAAAGAGGATTTGCCACTCACCCAAGAAGCATTGCAGAGAGG GAAAGAAGAACAAGAATAAGTGCAAGAATCAAGAAACTACAAGACCTTTTCCCAAAATCGGACAAG CAAACAAGTACTGCAGATATGTTGGATTTGGCAGTTGATTATATCAAAGGCCTTCAAAAACAAGTCAAG ATACTCACAGATACAAGGGCAAAGTGCAACTGTTCAAGTAATTATCAGAAAGAACAATAA
- the LOC130943635 gene encoding pentatricopeptide repeat-containing protein At3g57430, chloroplastic-like isoform X1: MCRNKALKLSILLRNCVWCSAVLQVKQCHAQTILQGLLPHLTLQTDLLLAYCRLRLLRHARKVFGTMPVRNMHSWNIMIASYIQNSLYSNALAISREFKSCNLVPDHYTLPQLFKACVGVGDACFGKVCHGWVIKLGYEGYVVVASSVLEFYVKFGLITEAYSVYSMMLCRDFVAWNLMISGFLRAGLYLRVINCFREMLLTNGGKMDSISVPSILIACGREGDLMKGKEVHGYVFKNCEFDVDTPIGNTLIDMYGKCGCLNDSEKVFKTMRSVNVVTWTTMISCYGMHGNGEEALLLFRKMVNGGITPNSVTLTAVLASCSHSGLIDQGKKIFNSISSGYGLQPSAEHYACMVDLFGRAGYLVEALELLRSMKSLGTGSVWGALLAGCVMHKNVEIAEIAAHHLFQLEPNNASNYIALCGIYQSHGMLDGIATVRERMREQGLIKTPGCSWICIGGRAHKFYQGDLSHPLSHLIERITHQISNTQLLDDDFGSVTHDDTCMMAL; the protein is encoded by the coding sequence ATGTGTAGGAACAAAGCTTTGAAGTTGTCGATTCTGCTCCGAAATTGTGTGTGGTGTTCTGCTGTCTTGCAAGTCAAGCAATGCCATGCCCAAACTATTCTCCAAGGATTGCTTCCGCATCTCACTCTTCAGACAGATCTCTTGCTAGCCTACTGTAGATTGCGTCTTCTCCGCCATGCTCGGAAGGTGTTCGGCACAATGCCCGTAAGAAACATGCATTCATGGAACATCATGATCGCCTCCTACATTCAGAATTCCTTGTATTCCAATGCTTTAGCTATTTCTCGGGAGTTCAAGAGTTGCAATCTTGTTCCAGATCATTATACGTTGCCTCAACTTTTTAAGGCTTGTGTAGGAGTAGGTGATGCTTGTTTTGGTAAGGTGTGTCATGGTTGGGTGATAAAGCTTGGCTATGAGGGGTATGTTGTTGTGGCTAGTTCTGTGCTCGAGTTTTATGTGAAATTTGGGTTGATAACCGAGGCATACTCGGTGTATTCCATGATGCTCTGTAGGGACTTTGTGgcttggaatttgatgatttctgGCTTTTTAAGGGCTGGCTTGTATTTGCGTGTTATCAATTGTTTCAGAGAAATGCTGCTTACAAATGGGGGGAAGATGGATTCCATATCTGTTCCTAGCATTTTAATTGCTTGTGGGAGGGAAGGAGACTTAATGAAAGGGAAAGAAGTTCATGGGTATGTCTTTAAGAACTGCGAGTTTGATGTGGATACTCCCATTGGTAACACCTTAATTGATATGTATGGGAAGTGTGGATGCTTAAATGATTCAGAGAAGGTTTTCAAGACAATGCGCAGCGTGAACGTGGTTACGTGGACTACCATGATATCGTGTTATGGTATGCACGGAAATGGGGAGGAAGCGCTCTTGCTATTTCGAAAGATGGTTAATGGAGGAATTACACCAAATTCTGTCACACTTACAGCAGTGTTAGCCAGTTGTAGCCACTCTGGTCTGATAGACCAAGGAAAGAaaattttcaattcaattagttCCGGTTATGGATTGCAGCCAAGTGCCGAACACTATGCATGTATGGTGGATCTTTTCGGCCGCGCTGGGTATCTTGTTGAAGCACTTGAGTTGTTGAGGAGCATGAAATCGTTGGGAACGGGAAGTGTCTGGGGTGCGCTTCTTGCTGGTTGTGTAATGCACAAGAATGTTGAGATTGCAGAAATTGCAGCTCATCATCTTTTCCAATTAGAACCAAATAATGCTAGTAACTACATAGCCCTATGTGGCATCTATCAGTCTCATGGTATGCTTGATGGAATTGCCACTGTTAGAGAAAGAATGAGAGAACAAGGTTTGATTAAAACCCCTGGTTGTAGCTGGATCTGTATTGGAGGAAGGGCTCATAAATTCTATCAAGGTGATTTGTCTCATCCATTGTCTCATTTGATTGAAAGAATAACGCATCAAATTAGCAACACTCAGTTGTTGGATGATGATTTTGGTAGTGTTACTCATGATGATACCTGCATGATGGCTTTGTAG
- the LOC130943635 gene encoding pentatricopeptide repeat-containing protein At3g57430, chloroplastic-like isoform X2: MNKALKLSILLRNCVWCSAVLQVKQCHAQTILQGLLPHLTLQTDLLLAYCRLRLLRHARKVFGTMPVRNMHSWNIMIASYIQNSLYSNALAISREFKSCNLVPDHYTLPQLFKACVGVGDACFGKVCHGWVIKLGYEGYVVVASSVLEFYVKFGLITEAYSVYSMMLCRDFVAWNLMISGFLRAGLYLRVINCFREMLLTNGGKMDSISVPSILIACGREGDLMKGKEVHGYVFKNCEFDVDTPIGNTLIDMYGKCGCLNDSEKVFKTMRSVNVVTWTTMISCYGMHGNGEEALLLFRKMVNGGITPNSVTLTAVLASCSHSGLIDQGKKIFNSISSGYGLQPSAEHYACMVDLFGRAGYLVEALELLRSMKSLGTGSVWGALLAGCVMHKNVEIAEIAAHHLFQLEPNNASNYIALCGIYQSHGMLDGIATVRERMREQGLIKTPGCSWICIGGRAHKFYQGDLSHPLSHLIERITHQISNTQLLDDDFGSVTHDDTCMMAL; the protein is encoded by the exons AT GAACAAAGCTTTGAAGTTGTCGATTCTGCTCCGAAATTGTGTGTGGTGTTCTGCTGTCTTGCAAGTCAAGCAATGCCATGCCCAAACTATTCTCCAAGGATTGCTTCCGCATCTCACTCTTCAGACAGATCTCTTGCTAGCCTACTGTAGATTGCGTCTTCTCCGCCATGCTCGGAAGGTGTTCGGCACAATGCCCGTAAGAAACATGCATTCATGGAACATCATGATCGCCTCCTACATTCAGAATTCCTTGTATTCCAATGCTTTAGCTATTTCTCGGGAGTTCAAGAGTTGCAATCTTGTTCCAGATCATTATACGTTGCCTCAACTTTTTAAGGCTTGTGTAGGAGTAGGTGATGCTTGTTTTGGTAAGGTGTGTCATGGTTGGGTGATAAAGCTTGGCTATGAGGGGTATGTTGTTGTGGCTAGTTCTGTGCTCGAGTTTTATGTGAAATTTGGGTTGATAACCGAGGCATACTCGGTGTATTCCATGATGCTCTGTAGGGACTTTGTGgcttggaatttgatgatttctgGCTTTTTAAGGGCTGGCTTGTATTTGCGTGTTATCAATTGTTTCAGAGAAATGCTGCTTACAAATGGGGGGAAGATGGATTCCATATCTGTTCCTAGCATTTTAATTGCTTGTGGGAGGGAAGGAGACTTAATGAAAGGGAAAGAAGTTCATGGGTATGTCTTTAAGAACTGCGAGTTTGATGTGGATACTCCCATTGGTAACACCTTAATTGATATGTATGGGAAGTGTGGATGCTTAAATGATTCAGAGAAGGTTTTCAAGACAATGCGCAGCGTGAACGTGGTTACGTGGACTACCATGATATCGTGTTATGGTATGCACGGAAATGGGGAGGAAGCGCTCTTGCTATTTCGAAAGATGGTTAATGGAGGAATTACACCAAATTCTGTCACACTTACAGCAGTGTTAGCCAGTTGTAGCCACTCTGGTCTGATAGACCAAGGAAAGAaaattttcaattcaattagttCCGGTTATGGATTGCAGCCAAGTGCCGAACACTATGCATGTATGGTGGATCTTTTCGGCCGCGCTGGGTATCTTGTTGAAGCACTTGAGTTGTTGAGGAGCATGAAATCGTTGGGAACGGGAAGTGTCTGGGGTGCGCTTCTTGCTGGTTGTGTAATGCACAAGAATGTTGAGATTGCAGAAATTGCAGCTCATCATCTTTTCCAATTAGAACCAAATAATGCTAGTAACTACATAGCCCTATGTGGCATCTATCAGTCTCATGGTATGCTTGATGGAATTGCCACTGTTAGAGAAAGAATGAGAGAACAAGGTTTGATTAAAACCCCTGGTTGTAGCTGGATCTGTATTGGAGGAAGGGCTCATAAATTCTATCAAGGTGATTTGTCTCATCCATTGTCTCATTTGATTGAAAGAATAACGCATCAAATTAGCAACACTCAGTTGTTGGATGATGATTTTGGTAGTGTTACTCATGATGATACCTGCATGATGGCTTTGTAG
- the LOC130944493 gene encoding SURP and G-patch domain-containing protein 1-like protein, whose protein sequence is MDKGPPPALFVNDGSFMEKFKQLQQEQEKEKNNKLSEPKPIKVVSGSLAPKTSISRVNDTRKTSQAGSSGKLAFSLKQKSKLVPPPVKLADDEEEETDAGDFSNAVQAKRQKVDQEDGTAQPSRQLDVAPPTPSDPMVKKVADKLASFVAKNGRQFEDVTRQKNPGDTPFKFLFDPRCSDYKYYEYQLAQEEKALAQSREPQANHNVTSSGGTGISSSRPTNGPQRSSQQLSTYQIPASALYESAEISRASGSSTQAYSAGSTDEPSGSSNADSLALMEFYMKKAAHEEKLRQPKQSKDEMPPPASLQASNKKGHHMGDYIPQEELEKFLASCNDAAAQKAAKEAAERAKIQADNVGHKLLSKMGWKEGEGLGGSRKGIADPIMAGNVKKDNLGVGAIQPGEVTPDDDIYEQYKKRMMLGYRHRPNPLNNPRKAYY, encoded by the exons ATGGACAAGGGACCACCACCTGCCCTCTTTGTTAATGATGGTTCATTCATGGAGAAGTTCAAGCAACTCCAGCAAGAgcaggagaaggagaagaataacAAACTATCAGAGCCTAAACCTATTAAAGTTGTTTCAGGATCTTTGGCTCCTAAAACCTCCATTAGTAGGGTTAATGATACACGGAAAACTTCTCAGGCTGGTTCCAGTGGCAAACTTGCTTTCAGTCTGAAACAAAAGTCAAAGCTGGTTCCACCGCCTGTTAAGTTAgctgatgatgaagaagaagaaacagatGCTGGGGATTTTTCAAATGCTGTACAGGCAAAACGCCAAAAAGTTGATCAGGAGGATGGCACTGCACAGCCATCAAGACAACTTGATGTTG CACCCCCAACCCCAAGTGATCCAATGGTGAAGAAAGTTGCTGACAAATTAGCAAGTTTTGTGGCTAAAAATGGAAGACAATTTGAGGACGTTACACGCCAAAAGAATCCTGGGGATACCCCTTTCAA ATTTTTATTTGATCCAAGATGTTCTGACTATAAATATTATGAATATCAACTTGCTCAAGAGGAAAAGGCCCTTGCACAGTCCAGGGAACCACAAGCAAATCATAATG TTACATCCTCGGGAGGTACAGGCATTTCATCGTCTAGACCAACAAATGGCCCTCAGAGATCATCTCAGCAGCTTTCAACCTACCAAATCCCTGCTTCTGCTTTATATGAAAGTGCTGAAATATCAAGGGCTTCTGGATCTTCGACTCAGGCATATTCAGCAGGAAGCACTG ATGAGCCTAGTGGATCATCAAATGCTGATTCTTTAGCACTAATGGAGTTCTACATGAAGAAAGCTGCACATGAAGAGAAGTTGCGACAACCTAAGCAGTCAAAGGATGAGATGCCCCCTCCTGCTTCTCTTCAAG CTTCTAATAAAAAAGGCCATCATATGGGTGATTACATTCCGCAAGAAGAGCTTGAGAAGTTCTTGGCTAGCTGTAATGATGCAGCTGCACAGAAAGCTGCAAAGGAGGCTGCAGAGAGGGCAAAAATCCAGGCTGATAATGTGGGCCACAAGCTTTTATCAAAAATGGGTTGGAAAGAAG GTGAGGGTCTAGGTGGTTCCAGGAAGGGTATTGCAGATCCTATAATGGCAGGCAATGTTAAGAAAGATAACTTGGGAGTAGGTGCTATCCAACCTGGAGAGGTGACTCCGGACGATGACATATATGAGCAGTACAAAAAGCGGATGATGCTTGGCTACCGCCATAGACCCAATCCTCTG AACAATCCTCGGAAGGCATATTATTGA